The nucleotide window CGTGATCATCATTGCCGTGATTATCGACCAGATGCAGAACCGCATGCAGCAGAAAGCAGCCGTGGTCGCGCAGAAGGCGCTGATCGAGGAAGGGGGATCCAGCCAGCCTGGCTGAGAGGGGTAATTCCCCCATTTTTTTACCCTCTATGAATATATATTCAATGGTAAATTAAAATTCAAAGGTGGCACCATGAACCCATTCAATCTCTCTGTAGAACAGTTAAAAAGCAAAGCGCGGGCCGTACGCCGGCGCATTATTCACCTCAATGCGGGCAGCCCGGCTGGTGGGCATACCGGCGCCGATCTCTCTCAGGTTGAGATCGTCACGGCGCTCTATTTCCGGTTACTCAACTGCGCGCCGGAACGTACTCAGGACAACACGCGAGATATCTATATCCAGTCCAAAGGTCATGCCGTGGGCGGATATTACTGCGTGCTGGCTGAAGCGGGTTACTTTCCTGAAAGCTGGCTGCCCACTTATCAGCATGCAGACTCTCATCTGCCGGGTCACCCGGTGAAGCATAAAACGCCTGGCGTTGAGCTGAATACGGGCGCGTTGGGCCACGGTTTGCCGGTAGCGGTAGGCATTGCGATTGCCGCCAAAAAAGAGGGCAGCTCGCGCAAAGTGTTTGTGGTCACCGGGGATGGGGAACTGGCTGAGGGGAGTAACTGGGAAGCCGCGCTGGTTGCCGCCCATTACGGTCTGGACAACCTGGTCATCATCAACGACCGCAATAAACTCCAGCTTGCCGGGGCGACCAGCGAAATCATGAATACGGAACCGCTGGCGGAGAAGTGGCAGGCATTCGGCCTCAACGTCACCGAGTGTGCCGGTAACGACATGGCTTCGGTGGTCACTACGCTGGAAAACCTGCCAGCTAACGGCAAGCCGAACGTGGTTATCGCCAATACCGAAAAAGGGTATGGCGTCTCATTTATTCAGAGCAAGGCTGAATGGCACCATCGCGTGCCTAAAGGCGAAGAAATTATGCTGGCACTGGAGGAGTTGAAAGATGAGTAATGCACAACATCTGGCCACGGTGATGGTAGATACGCTGATAGCCGCCGTGGAGCGCGGCCTCGACGTGGTGCCGGTGGTAGCGGACTCCACCTCAACCGCCAAGATCGCCCCGTTTATTAAGGCGTTTCCCGATCGGCTGGTAAACGTTGGGATCGCTGAGCAGGTTCTGGTGGGTACCGCTGCGGGCCTGGCGATTGGCGGAAAAATAGCGGTGACCTGTAACGCCGCGCCGTTTCTGGTTTCGCGCGCCAATGAGCAGGTAAAAGTCGACGTCTGCTACAACAACACCAACGTCAAGCTTTTCGGGCTGAATGCCGGGGCAAGCTACGGCCCGCTGGCGAGCACGCATCACAGTATTGACGACCTGGCGGTGATGCGCGGCTTTGGCAACATCCAGATTTACGCTCCCTCCTGTCCGGTAGAGTGCCGTCAGATCATTGAGTATGCGCTTGATTACCAGGGGCCGGTTTATATCCGCCTTGATGGCAAAGCGCTGCCGCAACTGCACGACGAGAACTATCAGTTTGTGCCGGGCGCTATTGATCTGCTGAGTGAGGGAAGCGACATCACGCTGATCGCTACCGGATCGACCGTGCATGAAATCGTGGATGCAGCCATCGCCCTGGCCGGACAGGGTATCTCTGCCGCCGTCATTTCTGTTCCTTCGATCCGGCCGTGCGACACGCAGCAGCTGCTGCGGTTATTAAAACGTGCACCGGCAGCGATCAGCGTTGAAGAGCACAACATCAATGGTGGCGTCGGCAGCCTGGTCGCCGAAGTTCTGGCGGAGAACGGTTGTGCCATTCCGCTACTGCGCCTCGGCATTAAAGATGGCGATTATGCCATTGCTGCCGACCGCGTTGAGATGCGCGCCCGTCATGAAATTGATGCCGGGGGTATCGTCCGCCACGCGCTCAGGATCTGCAAAGAGCAGGGCGATCGCGCCCCTCAGCGGTGAGGAGCAGCACCTGACTCACCGGTTAACCAGCCTTTTCTCACTCACGCAGCCGCGTGCACTTTTTTGTCGATATGCATGGAGAAGAACAGATGACCTATAACTATCCCAAATTCGGCGCAGGATTATGGCATTTCGCCAACTACATCGACCGCTACGCGGTTGATGGTTACGGCCCCGCGTTGAGTACGCTGGAACAGATTCAGGAAGCAAAGAAGGTTGGGGATCTCTCTTATGTGGATATTCCCTACCCGTTCTCGCCGGGCGTCACCCTGAGCCAGGTGAAAGAGGCGTTGAAAGAGGCGGGGTTGCAGGCCATTGGCATTACGCCAGAAATTTATCTGCGTAAGTGGTCACGCGGCGCTTTTACCAATCCCGATCCGGTGGCGCGTGAAGAGGCGATGAAGCTGATGAATGAAGCCGCAGACGTGGTGCGCGAGCTGGGCGCCAGCTATGTCAAAGTCTGGCCGGGTCAGGATGGCTGGGATTACCCGTTCCAGGTGGATCACAAACAGCTGTGGAAACTGGCGGTTGATGGCATGCGTGAACTGGCAGCCGCTAACCCGGACGTGAAATTTGCCATTGAGTATAAACCGCGTGAGCCCAGGGTGAAAATGACCTGGGATTCAGCGGCACGTACGCTGCTGGGTATTGAGGATATCGGCCTGGAAAACGTCGGCGTACTGCTCGACTTCGGTCATGCGCTGTTCGGTGGGGAATCCCCGGCGGATTCCGCTCAGCTGATCATCGATCGCGGCCGCCTGTTCGGCATGGACGTGAACGATAACCTCCGCAGCTGGGATGACGATCTGGTGGTCGGCACCGTGCATATGACCGAAATCTTTGAGTTCTTCTATGTGCTGAAGATTAACAACTGGGAAGGGGTATGGCAGCTGGATCAGTTCCCGTTCCGCGAAGATAACGTTGAGGCGGCACGGCTGTCAATCCGCTTCCTCAAGCATATCTATCGCGCCCTGGATAAGCTCGACATTCCGGCATTACAGGCCGCGCAGGCGCGCCAGGATGCCATGCAGGCGCAGCGGATCATCCAGAATGCGCTGCTCTCCTCTATTGAGGATGAGTCATAACCCAGGCGATAACCGGTGAGAAAAGGATCTGCGGATCCTTTTTGAGCATCGCTTTCAGGCTGGCTTACAACGCTTTTTCAGTGACCGCAGCAGCAGCAGGGCGCTCTTCAACCTGCGGCTGCAGCTGGTAAATCCAGGCCGTGATTTTCTGCCCTTCACTGGTGGTCACTTCAACCGGCACGCGGTCATAACCCTCTTCGAACTCATCCAGCAGAGGCCAGTGGGCATCCAGATTGTCTGAAATAAACAGGAAGCCCGCCACCGCCGGAGCGCGCTCGTCGAGCACAATGCCCGGAAAGTCTGCAGCGGCTCCCCAGCCGCGCTCGTAATAGAATCCCGATACGGAGCCGGGCTGCCATTGCCCGCCAATATTCTCCAGGATATGCGCATTTGAGCGGCCGGGGCAGAGCGTGCCGTAGACAAACAGACGTTTCATTTTTTTCCTTTGTTCAGCGCAAAAACAGGCAGCAGGTAAATTAGCTGAAAACTTTCAAGGCGTTAATCAAATTATGTCTGTTATCATAAAAATATATAGACGGTCGGTCTAATTGGGCTTATTATGTCGCTATGACAACATCAACGCACTCTCACAGAAATGATATCCGCGAGCATATCCTGGCGACAGGCCAGCGTATTATGGCCAGCAAGGGATATTCGGCGGTCGGCCTCAATGAAATTTTGAGTGATGCCGGCGTACCCAAAGGCTCGTTTTATCATTACTTTGGCTCCAAAGATGCCTTTGGCGTGGCGATGCTGGAGAGTTATTTCGATGACTATCTGGCCGAGCTTGACGCTACGCTAAGCCTGCCCGACCGTACAATGGCGCAGCGACTGATGCAGTACTGGCAGCAGTGGCAGGAGACGCAATCTTTTCTGGATTGTCAGGGCAAATGCCTGGCAGTGAAGCTGGGTGCGGAAGTGGCTGACCTCTCGGAAAATATGCGTATTACGCTTAAAACGGGGACCACCGGCATCGTTCAGCGCCTTACCAGAGCGATTGAAGCGGGTCAGGTGGAGGGTTCACTCAGCATTGATGACCAGCCGGCAATAGTGGCAGAAAGTCTTTATCAGCTCTGGCTGGGTGCCAGCGTGATGGTGAAGATAGTGCGCAATAAAAAGCCTTTTGATTCAGCGATGCTGCTGACCAGACAGAGCCTGCATCTGGCCCCTTAAACCGGGCGATGATTAAAGCACCGGAAGGTGCTTTTTTTATGCCTTGCGCCAGGCAAACTAAAAATAGCGATATTCAGCCCTTTTTATTGGCTTACCTCAGGCTCTTTTTACAGGGCAAATACGGTTAAGTTTGGCGACAACGCTTTTGTTATTGTTGCTTTTCCAACTCAGGAGAGATTATGAATTCTATTATTGAAAACTTCATCAGCCATAAAAGTGAACGCAGCTTTAAAGATCAGCCAGTCGATGATGAGGTTTTGAATCGCATTATCAGCACGGCCTACCACGCCCCAACTTCTGTTAACTCGCAGCAGGTTTCCGTTATCGTGACGCGGGATGCAGAGAAGCGCGCAAAGATCTCTGCAATTGCAGGGGGCCAGCCGTGGATTGCAAAAGCGCCGGTCTTTATCACTTTTGTTCTGGATATGCATAAATCTTATACTGCCATGGCCGCTATCGGGCAGACCCAGATTGCGCATCAGAGTATTGAAAGCATTGTTTCTGGATCAACAGACGTTGGTATTGCGTTAGGTTCAGTGATGGCAGCGGCGCGTGCGGAAGGGTTAGGGATTGTGCCAATTGGCGGTATTCGTCGTGACCCTCAGGCGCTGATTTCTCTGCTTGAATTGCCGGAACTCACCTTCCCGGTAGCTGGCGTGGTGATTGGTCACGTTGATCAACCCTCCCATATGAAACCTCGTCTGCCAATGGAAACTTTCCGCCATGAGGAAGCCTATCACAGCGCAGGCATGGCGGAGCAAATTGCCAAATATAATGACGTGATGGTTCAGCACTGGAAAGAGATAGGGCGGAACGATGGCGAGAGCTGGAGTGAAAGCGTCAGCGGTTACTACAAGAACATCTATTTTCCGGAAGTCCTGCCCGGGCTGAAAAAGCAGGGTTTTGGAACCGATAAGTAATCTCAGATAATGGGGGGTGATATTGCTCCCCATGCGTAGCTGCAACGACCAGCTGGCGTTATTTATACCAAACTACCATAGCAAAATAAGTCATCTTCCGGCGTCGCTACGTGAATTCTGCGGAAACGGCAGGGGTCTTATCCCCCAGAATTTACGTAGCAGCCTCTTTCTGAAGGACTTTTTCAGGGCCTGATAAGCTATATCGCTCCCGCTCAGGGATCCTCAGACATCCAGCCGGTGAATGACGTTAACGAACTGATGCACGCCGCTGTTAATTTCCCGCAGGCTGCGTGAGAGATCGCTGATTTTATCCTGTTCTGTTACTACAAATTTTTCTACCGCATCCAGCTGTTGGTACATTTGCTGGATCAGCGTGCTGTTGACCTCTACCACAGCCGTAATTTTTTGCGTGGCGCTGGCAGTTGATGCTGCCAGGCGGCGAACTTCAGCGGCCACCACGCTAAAGCCGCGTCCCGCTTCGCCAGCTCTGGCGGACTCAATGGCGGCGTTCAGCGCCAGAATGTTAGTTTGTGCCGCGATCACGTTGATGGTATCGACCACCTCGCTGATGCTTTTCGCCGACGCATTCAGCTGGGCGCCAATTTCTGTCGCCGCTTTCACCTGTAGCGCCACCAGTCCGGAATTACGCACCGTCTCATCCAGAACTTCGTTGGCGTTGTGCGTTATCTGCGAAGTTTGTTCCGACGTGGTTACGGCAATATCCGCGACGCGTTTTGCCGCTTCAACACGGGCAGTGATGTCCGAAGCGATCTTGATTACTTTGCAGACTTTTCCGTCGGTGTCATAGACCGGGTTATAGCTCGCCTCAACCCAGATCCTTTCGCCGCTTGCCGTTTTACGCTCAAAGCGGCCAACAAAGTGCTGACCCTTACCAATTTTCTGCCAGAAGTCAGGGTTTTCCTTATAAAAACTGTCGAAGCAAAAAATGCGGTGATGCTGCCCCACAAGGTCAGATAAGGCATAACCCATATGGGTGAGAAAGTTGCTGTTGGCCGTAATAATGCTGCCGTCAGTGGTAAATTCAATCACTGCCATAGAGCGATCCAGCGCGGTGATCACCGCCTCTTTATGCTCCAGCTCCTGATGACGCGCGGTAATATCCGTCGCCACTTTGATCACCTTGTAGACGTTCCCTTTATCATCGCTGACCGGGAAGTAGGTGGCGCTGAGATAGAAGCGCTGATGCTGTTTGCTAAAGCGTTCGAAAATCCCGGTGATCGACTCGCCCGAGGCCAACTTCTGCCAGAAAGCGCTGTAGCTTGATGAGCGACAGTAGTCTGGTTTACAGAATATCCGGTGATGTTGGCCCTGGATCTCACTCAGTGAGTAACCGGTCATCTCAAGAAACTGCTGATTGGCGCTGAGAATTTCTCCATCGGGCAAAAACTCAATCCATGCCACATGCTGCTTTATCGCATTGATGTCCTTAGCTATGCCGTTACCTTTAGACAAGGGCAGAGAAATACCCGATTTTTTCACACCAAACATAGTGAGCCTCATAATGTATCAGACTTGTTAAAGTCTGTTCTTAAACTGATATCGGCAGCGTTGCAGAAAGTTTGAGGGTCAAGTGAAAAAGATGAGGCAACTACACAATAACACCAGAAACGTGCATAGTTGATCAGCTGCCGGGAGGGCTGTTTCAGATCCCTCTTCCGGGATTATGCTGTCATAACAGAAGGAATGGTCATGCAGACAATTGGAATACTGGGAGGCATGTCCGCAGCCTCAACGCAGATTTATTACCGGCAGATGTGTGAACTGGTTCGGCAGCGTAAAGGCGGCCTACATTCACCTGAACTGCTGATCCGCTCACTTAACT belongs to Erwinia pyri and includes:
- a CDS encoding sugar phosphate isomerase/epimerase family protein; the protein is MTYNYPKFGAGLWHFANYIDRYAVDGYGPALSTLEQIQEAKKVGDLSYVDIPYPFSPGVTLSQVKEALKEAGLQAIGITPEIYLRKWSRGAFTNPDPVAREEAMKLMNEAADVVRELGASYVKVWPGQDGWDYPFQVDHKQLWKLAVDGMRELAAANPDVKFAIEYKPREPRVKMTWDSAARTLLGIEDIGLENVGVLLDFGHALFGGESPADSAQLIIDRGRLFGMDVNDNLRSWDDDLVVGTVHMTEIFEFFYVLKINNWEGVWQLDQFPFREDNVEAARLSIRFLKHIYRALDKLDIPALQAAQARQDAMQAQRIIQNALLSSIEDES
- a CDS encoding methyl-accepting chemotaxis protein translates to MFGVKKSGISLPLSKGNGIAKDINAIKQHVAWIEFLPDGEILSANQQFLEMTGYSLSEIQGQHHRIFCKPDYCRSSSYSAFWQKLASGESITGIFERFSKQHQRFYLSATYFPVSDDKGNVYKVIKVATDITARHQELEHKEAVITALDRSMAVIEFTTDGSIITANSNFLTHMGYALSDLVGQHHRIFCFDSFYKENPDFWQKIGKGQHFVGRFERKTASGERIWVEASYNPVYDTDGKVCKVIKIASDITARVEAAKRVADIAVTTSEQTSQITHNANEVLDETVRNSGLVALQVKAATEIGAQLNASAKSISEVVDTINVIAAQTNILALNAAIESARAGEAGRGFSVVAAEVRRLAASTASATQKITAVVEVNSTLIQQMYQQLDAVEKFVVTEQDKISDLSRSLREINSGVHQFVNVIHRLDV
- a CDS encoding TetR/AcrR family transcriptional regulator is translated as MTTSTHSHRNDIREHILATGQRIMASKGYSAVGLNEILSDAGVPKGSFYHYFGSKDAFGVAMLESYFDDYLAELDATLSLPDRTMAQRLMQYWQQWQETQSFLDCQGKCLAVKLGAEVADLSENMRITLKTGTTGIVQRLTRAIEAGQVEGSLSIDDQPAIVAESLYQLWLGASVMVKIVRNKKPFDSAMLLTRQSLHLAP
- a CDS encoding transketolase, with translation MNPFNLSVEQLKSKARAVRRRIIHLNAGSPAGGHTGADLSQVEIVTALYFRLLNCAPERTQDNTRDIYIQSKGHAVGGYYCVLAEAGYFPESWLPTYQHADSHLPGHPVKHKTPGVELNTGALGHGLPVAVGIAIAAKKEGSSRKVFVVTGDGELAEGSNWEAALVAAHYGLDNLVIINDRNKLQLAGATSEIMNTEPLAEKWQAFGLNVTECAGNDMASVVTTLENLPANGKPNVVIANTEKGYGVSFIQSKAEWHHRVPKGEEIMLALEELKDE
- a CDS encoding gamma-glutamylcyclotransferase family protein; amino-acid sequence: MKRLFVYGTLCPGRSNAHILENIGGQWQPGSVSGFYYERGWGAAADFPGIVLDERAPAVAGFLFISDNLDAHWPLLDEFEEGYDRVPVEVTTSEGQKITAWIYQLQPQVEERPAAAAVTEKAL
- a CDS encoding NADPH-dependent oxidoreductase, which translates into the protein MNSIIENFISHKSERSFKDQPVDDEVLNRIISTAYHAPTSVNSQQVSVIVTRDAEKRAKISAIAGGQPWIAKAPVFITFVLDMHKSYTAMAAIGQTQIAHQSIESIVSGSTDVGIALGSVMAAARAEGLGIVPIGGIRRDPQALISLLELPELTFPVAGVVIGHVDQPSHMKPRLPMETFRHEEAYHSAGMAEQIAKYNDVMVQHWKEIGRNDGESWSESVSGYYKNIYFPEVLPGLKKQGFGTDK
- a CDS encoding transketolase family protein; its protein translation is MSNAQHLATVMVDTLIAAVERGLDVVPVVADSTSTAKIAPFIKAFPDRLVNVGIAEQVLVGTAAGLAIGGKIAVTCNAAPFLVSRANEQVKVDVCYNNTNVKLFGLNAGASYGPLASTHHSIDDLAVMRGFGNIQIYAPSCPVECRQIIEYALDYQGPVYIRLDGKALPQLHDENYQFVPGAIDLLSEGSDITLIATGSTVHEIVDAAIALAGQGISAAVISVPSIRPCDTQQLLRLLKRAPAAISVEEHNINGGVGSLVAEVLAENGCAIPLLRLGIKDGDYAIAADRVEMRARHEIDAGGIVRHALRICKEQGDRAPQR